One Candidatus Omnitrophota bacterium DNA window includes the following coding sequences:
- a CDS encoding polysaccharide biosynthesis C-terminal domain-containing protein, with amino-acid sequence MSETKKSIIKATFELTFARYVSQGIGFFTSIAMRRFLGPFYTGIWSILKIISDYSSYISMGVAEGAGYEIPFNLGRDNRAKAERVKDLAFSLIFLASLAASLMLLVSAIVFRNRYPAEVVAGLLILSVYIILDRLCGYYMLLLRARNNFNALSKSIIFDAAINLILVMLLVRNYNIYGLYMAIMAVSALNIIFMHMLVKYKVSLSMDFRGLPELIKVGFPITVIGFLDGILISVDRIMIAKMIGVVFVGYYSISIMAKNYIAKLSSFGTVLYPYILKDYGKRQNMEDIKKYAIIPPKVNAYILPLLLGLIFFIAPVFIKLVLPKFTPGILAIQILLIDMFFRSCSPQAVHFLIVIKDYKKIVGVILVCIIVSVIGNYILIRKGFGIYGVAWATSIASLIYFSLLQVYALRYFMKPKEIVLFFIEITTPFIYSSIVILLLEFFVKVPNIYGCVLVKSVLLSIAMLPFLIYINARTNIIYHMLRIYERKTSAK; translated from the coding sequence ATGAGCGAAACAAAAAAATCCATAATAAAGGCGACGTTTGAACTCACTTTTGCCCGTTATGTTTCGCAGGGAATAGGATTTTTTACTTCTATTGCAATGCGCCGTTTCCTGGGGCCGTTTTACACAGGCATCTGGAGCATTTTAAAGATTATCTCTGATTATTCATCGTATATATCCATGGGTGTCGCGGAAGGCGCCGGTTACGAGATACCTTTTAATCTGGGCCGGGACAACCGCGCAAAAGCAGAGCGCGTAAAAGATCTAGCGTTCAGCCTTATATTTTTGGCCTCTTTGGCGGCCAGCCTTATGTTGTTGGTCAGCGCGATAGTTTTCCGGAATAGGTATCCCGCGGAGGTCGTGGCAGGGCTTCTTATCCTGTCAGTATACATTATACTGGACCGGCTTTGCGGGTATTATATGCTGCTTCTACGTGCTAGGAATAATTTTAACGCTTTGAGCAAGTCGATCATTTTTGATGCGGCGATAAATTTGATCTTAGTCATGCTATTGGTCAGGAATTACAATATTTACGGCTTGTACATGGCGATAATGGCCGTGTCGGCGTTGAATATAATTTTTATGCATATGCTTGTGAAATATAAAGTCAGCCTGAGCATGGATTTTAGAGGCCTGCCCGAGCTGATCAAGGTAGGTTTTCCGATCACGGTCATTGGATTCCTGGACGGTATTTTGATAAGTGTGGACAGGATCATGATAGCTAAGATGATAGGCGTTGTTTTTGTTGGATATTACAGTATCTCTATAATGGCCAAAAATTACATAGCCAAGCTTTCCAGTTTCGGCACGGTGCTCTATCCTTACATTCTTAAGGACTATGGCAAGCGGCAGAATATGGAAGATATAAAGAAATATGCGATAATACCGCCAAAGGTAAATGCTTACATCCTGCCATTGCTGCTTGGCCTGATATTTTTTATTGCGCCGGTTTTCATAAAACTGGTTTTGCCTAAATTTACGCCTGGGATCCTTGCAATACAGATATTGCTGATAGATATGTTTTTCCGCTCCTGCTCGCCGCAGGCGGTGCATTTTCTGATAGTAATCAAGGACTATAAAAAAATTGTTGGCGTGATATTGGTATGTATAATTGTGAGCGTGATCGGTAATTACATCCTGATTAGGAAGGGTTTTGGTATATATGGCGTGGCCTGGGCAACTTCCATAGCATCTTTAATCTATTTCTCGCTCTTACAGGTTTACGCTCTACGCTATTTCATGAAACCGAAGGAGATCGTTTTATTTTTTATAGAGATAACCACGCCTTTTATTTATTCCTCGATAGTTATTCTTTTGCTGGAATTTTTTGTCAAGGTGCCCAATATATATGGTTGCGTACTGGTAAAAAGCGTCCTTTTAAGTATTGCTATGCTGCCATTTCTGATATATATTAATGCAAGGACGAACATAATTTATCATATGCTTCGCATATACGAGAGAAAAACAAGTGCAAAATAA